Part of the Vigna radiata var. radiata cultivar VC1973A chromosome 11, Vradiata_ver6, whole genome shotgun sequence genome is shown below.
CGGGTTgacttaaaaagaaaacttttagtATACCATGTGGACTTATTTTGCAACacttcttaaataaaaataatagttaaaacgTCATTTAAAATAATCCAGGAAAGGAGTCAGAGATTGTTCTGTTTGCATTATGTcgtctaaaataaaaaaataaaaaaaacatgtattatactcatatagtttaaaaaaattattaagaaataaattttaagctTACCAATTTAAAATgacttaaaatgattttatgtaacaatttaaattacctaattacttatattttagaattgtaTCAACCGTTAAAGTGAATATGACGGTGAGCAATGCACATATGTATGGGCAGCATCAGTGGTTCCACGAGACACGACGCCTAACGTGGCACATCAGATGTTAGCTTTCTATTAATGTTTCTATCTGCCATTTGCGTGTTTTCCCAAAGCTtaccaaattaattttacttttatttcttattattgaaTCTTGGTGTAGTGAGTTtctcacagaaaaaaaaaaaaaacacgtttTACAGATGGAAAAGTTATAATTGTTAAAGaacacattaaatatttttttatcttttcaatccTGTATAAGTGAACAATTTCTTGACCTTATTTTTTGCATGCTCTTAAAGCAGCAGTAGTAAAATAAGTTTAACGATGACAATAGGATGCATTTTTTGTTTGGTTAAAGAAATGAGCAAGggtaaacaaaatttatatttattttccttttaatttgattttaaacgGACTAAAAGCAAAAGATGATGAGTGGAAGTTAGACGCGTATAGAGGGtttttaatgagaaattaaTGTTTACGTACATTCTGACATTGATTCCTCCGTGTGAAGATTCATAGTagtacttttttgtttttccatttaGTGAGAAAACTTGacttttgtttcaatttattcaCCTATGTACGATTTACTCATATAGGCTATTGACTATTCCATAATTATTGAATTGAAAGGAGCATGCATAACCACCACGGTGGGTAGAAACAAGTTTATAGGACTAATTAATTGATTCTCTTTATACCATGTTCTGTGTTTGGAGTTAGTTTTGTTCTAATTCAGTATTCACGTAACTTTTTTGTCAGCACACATTCATGCATGCGATTGAGTTTAGCATATGCAATCACACCTTTTATATTGTTAAATACTATTCACATAAGTGTGTTATTGTTTTcaagttataattatatttaagctTAAAATGTTTGTATTTTAATCGTGAAATGTaggattttattattaaaataaaataatgtttatttttactctctttgtttttggtgaaaGGGAGGGGgtggtttttatttattaattgttaaatcTAAGTGCGTGAAACTTTATGATTGACTAAACAGTGAGTGATTACTTATTTGTAGCAGCAAATGACTCCAATTTAGTATCATATTTGGGACGTATGTGTTAAAAAATTTGCACCACCAAAAAGGAGATAGAAGGTAGTCAAAACCTTGAAAAGCAATGTTTGGCTTTGGGCAGACAATAGAAGAGAAAAGAGCGATGATTCAGttggagaagaaaaatatcCAAAATACAACGCACGATCATTTTCAGATCCAACCCGACCTTACCGACACAAAACATCCTTTTCAATTTTCCTCTCACACAGGCAACCACTGTTCAAGTTGGTTAAGGAGTCTCATGATTATTTCACACACGTAATAACGCCACAAATATTATTTCCATTCACAACAAAAATTGCAACCTGACGTTTAGGGGTAAAAAcggattaaaataaaataaaaacttgggATTTTGTGATGATTTCAGTGTTAGTAGTTACAAGACGTAACGGTAACAGTAGTATTTGAGTGgctgaaaacaaaaaaagtggAGGGTATATATGTACCTGGCTGTACATGTACAGTGTAAGATCAACACGGCCGTGGCATTGGGCCACACACGGCGAGGAAGGAGCGACTCCAGCGCCAGCTCCCAGGAACAACCAATATACGACACCACCGCTAAATCAAAACTATTCCCGcaaagcaaaaataataaaaataaaaataaaaatgtactgCTACTACTGCCgctaataatgataaaaatggtTGTGGCGGGCTAGGCTTCCAGAGCGAAAGGAGTTTGGAGAAGATCGTAGGGAGCCCACAGGGCATCCAAGGGGCAAGGGCGGTTGGCGTCGAGTCGGGCCCAGGGTTTCCCCTTCCCACTCCAATGCAGGAGGCTCACCGGGCCTGGATGCAAGTCTCTGCAGAGGCCGCGGAAGTTATCCCCGCCAAGCCCATGCTGGTTCCACCTGTGATCCACCGCGCCTATGTTGCCAGCGAAAACGAGTAGAAACGGCGGAAGGGAGCCCAGCTCGTAGATCCGCATTCTCTTCTGGAGCTCCATCCACTCCTCGATCTTCCTGGTGTAGTCGCCGGCCCGCCAGCGTTGCAAATCAATCACCATGACGCCGGTGTTGAAGTAGCAGGGCCTTCGGCTCGCGAAGGTGAGGGAGAGAGAGGGGTTGGACCAGAAGGAGGGGGTGAAGTAGGCACTGAAGTTGGCGTTGCAGTATTCGGGAGCGGCGAGGACGGTGTTGTTGCTGTTGTAGTCTCCGAGTGGGGTGGCAGCGAGTTTGGCGATGTCGTCGACGAGGACGAGGTCGGAGTCGAGGTAGACGATTTTTCGGACGCAGGAGGGGAGGAGGTTAGCGAGGTAGTTGCGGGCGTAGTTGAGGGGGCAATCGAGAGCGGAGCGGATGGAGGTGGAGATGAGGCCGGCAACTTGGAGGTCGTTGAAGGGGTAGATTTGGAAATTGAGATAAGGGAAGGAATTGGAGAGGGTGCGGTTAAGGAGGGCGGAGGAGGAGGCCCTGGAGGCGGCGGTGACGAAGTGGAAGATGACGTTTTCTGGACAGGAGGAGTGCTGGAGGACGGAGAGGATGGCCGCCATGGAGCCCCGGAGGTAGGTGATATCCAGTGTCATGGCGACGTGAACTGCCTGGTCGGAACAGGTTTGGGTGTGTTGGAGGGCAGTGGTGGCACAGGTGGGGGAGTTGTAGAATTTGGGTGCTTGTTTGaagtgttgttgttgatgtGCAGTGACGGCAGCGGCATTAGTCGAAATGATGATAAGGATGAGACAGAAAGCTATTAATGCAGAGGAATTGAGTTGATGAGTAGAAGCCATGATTTCTCTTAATGAAACTCCCATGATTGATCCGCTTTTATCCACAACCATCACAGACTCTCTGTGAATATCCTCTTCTACTCTTCTACTGCAACTaccattttctctctctattcCTTTCTTCCCTTCCCTCCTTCTCAACCCATATTTCAACTTCCTTTTATGCATACTCATTCATCTTCTCTGTTACTCTCCTTCCCCATACTATATTTCTACGCCCACTTAATTTTACTTTCCATCTTCTACCCTAAATTTTTACTTTCTCTTCAATATAACTTTTCTATTTANATCAACCCATTCCTTCTTCGGTCAAACatcttattatttatcaaatattcatTCCAAAtcactttttcttattttttttgtttattttccattaaaaagcagctgaaattaaaaaatactttaaattgaaatattcagTGTGCACACATGTGAATTGGAAAaagttcattttctttttctgNCAAGTCTAAAACaagaatcaaatatatatatatgtatagtaCATAAGCCTCAATGCACTTCAGATATTGTAAAGTTGTTTTTGAACCTtgagataaatttaaataaatataatgtcgATAAATTTCACGCTTATAGGagaaaacttatatattttgttcataCATTAAATAGGAATAGTTCTAAGATGGTGATGTTTACCTTGCcctttctttaatatatttaaaaacctgagttatgttatttatttattatttggaaTTTTTCAATNGAGAAGGATGCAAACATAATTAACTATTTCAATACATgctatttttcatttcaaatacttGCATAATTATTAGTAAACTTACTAAACATTCTTagtgttaataaaatataaggcTATTTGGTTATACTGGTGCATTTTATATCAATATGTTAATTAATGATTTGtaagaaatattaaaacataaacataaaactaaaactaatgaATACTTCGAAGCAATAAACaacatgaatataaaattataagtcaATGGTGAagttaaataatgtatttatccTTATTTGTACACAGATCTATCATAAAGATTGTGATTAAAAACTTAGCCAGAACCATTTTGTTGAATGGGCCTGTTGCAAATGGCTTCACAGACTAGTCACATTGTGCCACGTGAACATCAAATGTCatgtaaaatacaaaaaaaagagtgaaaaagaaGATGTTCTGGTCTTGTTTAATTTCAAAGGAAAAGAGACATGGAAACACTCATCTTAGAAATAACACATTATACACATTATTTAAAAGACTTGTAAACTTAACTTcataaatcaaaacaaataacaatagGCGGGTTTTTTATTACCATCatgattatttacttttaagaaGACAAAAcacatattattaaaatatgcaaAAGGCAAAAGTATAAGTTGCagtaaattaaaaatctttttatttttctacaaatTTTGATATCTGTATCAACTTCACCTTCTATTTATTGTAGTGGAAtgatgatgttagtatgttGTCTTTATCTCAACACTTGTTGCACTAAACCTGACCAAGTTTCCAATTCGGTTTGTTCTACATTATTCTTCTATACATGTGTCAACTTTTAGTAACTAAATAAAACTCACGAATTAACCCTTTTCGGCTGGACAAGTTCATCTTACCTCATATTAGATGAATGATTGGAAAAATTGACATGTCTGCCCTCTGTCCTAAAAAACTTGGGATGACCTAAATGATCTTGTAAACCGTGACATGTTTTATAAACACCGAATTTCCGTTTACTTGCATAAATTCAAATTCAGGTTTAAAACCAATGCACAAATTGTTAAGGTTTGTGTATACGTGTACACTACACACGTGTGTAGAGTTTCCCAATTCAGGTAAAATGGTGTTTGGGAGCAGAGATTCAAGTATCCATCACTATAATTGTGGGTTATAATGAAGTTTCAGAAATGTAATACATCACGATTCGAACTCATctgattaattttcttttctttaagaaataaaaatatttattgatgatGATAAAGAACATTTTATTAGACTTTTCTTTATGACCGGTAATAGTACCATTTGACAAAAATATcgcatttcatatttttatttttatttgaaaagaacGTAAATCTAAAAGTGCTCATTACTTAACAAGAAACTACTACTGattgatgaaaatatattaaatttaaacttggatgctaaaatttattttaaaaaaaataattaaaaaagagtttGTGTGATACGCATGGACATTTAAATTGACCATGTGGAACATTGGGGAAGAGGCATGATATTACTCGAATACCATTATGTTTGGTGGCACAAAGATTAAATTGGTCCCACTTCTTAATAAATGAGGATTGActtttggtaaaaaaataaaaataaaaaataaaaaacttgattttcattttctgttcTTGTTTGTTTCTGCTGCCAACTTGGCCCAAATCCATCTTCagcttcaattattttaaatgtgaatCACGCCAAGGACTACCTTTTACAATTCAAGATCTGTAAATTTCCTCACATATTATGGAGATTTATGTCAAAGAAAAGTTGagtatattatgaaatattgatttataaaactttattatgATGTTGTTTATGAGGGATAAATAGAGCCCGTCTGCTCTGGATAAATTTCAGCTTTGtaatttactaatttaattaaacgttaaaaaaactaaaatattaatttgtttacatgatattatttttaaaaatatataaatatataataatattattaaaatatttcaaaattataatagagtagtttaaaaaattaagataacaatcttcttactttatttaataccaacattaattaattaattaaaattttaaaaatgtttatgtaATTAAGTATGctgctaatatatatatatatatatatatatatataaaataaaggcaACAAACTTCAGATATATCAACCAAAAAACATACGTGATTATTTATCCATGTTTGTGCTAAAATTACCGCTTAATCCaaggaataattttttttatatggccAACCTAGATTTAATTCGCTTAAACTTCTTTAAGAGCGAATCttgcatataaaaaataaggttaaaagctctttttggtcccagttttgattgaaaaaatttgaaatggtccccatactttttttttgtgttcaatttagtcctaaagagcttttaatcaaaaaataataattaaaaatttcgcTAGAAGAGATCGTtagattcttttttatttacattaatataagaaaaattaatgaataagtCATAACAATAGCAAGATTATAAAGGTGAGCTATTGAATCAGATTAAATACTCTAAAATTTCCCACAATCAGATGGCCGAATGAGGATAATAGTTTGGtgcagaaaattaatttgattgataCTGATAAATGATAAGaataacaaagaagaaaatcatCAGAATAAATAGTGTAATTATTAATCATAACATGTGAATAAAATTATCTACTTCTGATctaatgaaaattgaaatgtaaAGATTTTCTTAACAGTCTTCGTTATAGTTTCACCTTCACAGTTGCTTGATTTCCCTTATATGGTTTTATTGGTTTCATCTTAAATTTAAAGTGTAATTGGTGATGGATTGATTTTACATCTTTAACTCAAGTAATTAATTGGGATTGGGGACTTTGAACTACACAAAACTAAGCCCATCTTTTAGCCTCTCTAACAtcttattaacatttttttcatattcaataAACCTTCAACCATTATCTGTAAACCAATATTCACCCTATCTTCCACACCATCACTATCTGTCTTGGCTTCTCAGAACAAAAGCTTTGCCCTATGATTCAATGAATAAAAAggtgatattttaaattttgaaatgaaaataaaaatgcaagaGAAAAGAAAACGCTGCCCtctagttttgaaaaatatgctTTCCTTTCCACTTTCTCTTTAATCAATTTTCCTACCTAGTTTCTTTCTCTCCTCCAAACATTCCCAAAAAACCACAAAACCTCTTAAGTTAGTTATAGCAAAAGGTGATTATTTGATGTCTGATGGAATTATTTACAAACAAGTTAACTAAATGCCCAAATCACAAAAAAGAGTTCTGCATGTCTCCAAAGCATGTCCAaataacatgtatttttttttttagcctGCAGCCATCTAGAATCTTTAAAACATCCAACAGTTTCCTTTTTCATGAAACCAGACATCCTTTAACActagaaaaactaatttcattttttcttctaaaaatacttcACGGCTATGTGAACCAACAACCAAAGAACATGGGATGACTTGAAAGAATCTACTAAAAGACAGTAAAAGTGCAGGCAAGTCATAAACAGCAAACAGGTAGCATTCAAGTTCACCGGATGCTTATAATACAGTTCATAAGATTCAAACAGGCAGCAGCCTTCCCAAACATAGAATTCCCTTATCAATCGGCTAAAGTATTTACACATAACTCCTGAAGAAGTATTGCAACCTCGACACAAATGACATTACCACACAAAAATAACAGTAAGGAGGACAAGAAACCCAATCAACATAAGCAGATTCTTCAAAACATTGTCTTCCTGCCGTTGCACTTGGCCCCCAGTTGCCTGATGATACCCCCGTGCACCCCCTCCGTGAAAGCTATTAAACCCAAAGGGATAACCAGAAGTTGTCCCGTAGACAGTGGCATCCTGAAAGCCATGGAAATGAATGTTGAGCAGTGATGGGATAAACCCAGCAAAGGCGGTGGAAAGTGTGAAGTTCCCAAATCTGGCAGTTGCCATGGGAATGAACCCTCCCATGAGTCCAAACCCATAACTCCCAAAAGGGTTAGTCTCGGGAGGAGGTGGGGGCGGCGCAGTTTGTGGCCTCTGCCCCGAAGGACGGTGAGGGATCTCCATTCCAGGATATGATTTGGTCCTGGGATCAGTCTGTGTTTTGCCCCTTCCATAAAGAGGCACCAATTTCTCCTCCTGCACAAGGGCCTTGCAAACAGGGCACTCCTGAGAATGGGAATGATGATGGAGCCACCTATAAAGGCATGGCCAACAGAATAGGTGACCACAGAGCGTGATCACGGGTTCTTGCGCCAAATCGAAGCATATGTTGCACTCAAAATCACCAGCATCGTTTGAACTGTTACCCGAGCATGACGGGCTGGGAGCAGACGCTCTCGTTGATTCCCCAAAACCACTCGTCATTTGCCTAATCCCTCACTCAGATCTTCACAGATAAAATCGATTACAATGCCAACCAAACCCTACAATGTCACCGAAAAAATCATCATACGCTATATCATACCATCGTCACCGACAAGGCCGTAAGAGAATACAAAATCAGCTAATTGTACTAAGatctaaaatttatcaatagaaGAAACGACGGAGAAATCTAGAGATTGAACGTGGGAATTAGCGGAatgagaaaacgaaaaaaaatgaaaaaggattaaaaaagaaaagaaattcagATCTGGTCTCAGAATATGaacatagaaaattataaacatgaATTGACGATGAAATAAGCGATGAACTTACAATTTGGATGAACTTACAATTTGGTCGAGGGAAAGACAAATGGCTGGAAAGGCACAAGAATTGTGATAGAAAAGTGAATCTTGCGTCTCAAACCCCCAAATTTGGTTATTACCGAAAACCTTGTGGAAGATTCTAGGTTTTCTAAGTGCTTTCTACTATTTGctctttattaattaattaattgtagtCTATTATATAGATTATTCTATCCAGTGTTTCATCTCACACTTCCCACATACACcttcaaaaataacatttttaagaCATCTTATCGTATATctctaactttttttaaaattttcattttatctatttcttattaaaagcattttacaacattttaataataatttaatttaatttaaaatttaaatattatctaatataattttgtattttaataattattaaaatattatttatattataataatagttattttaaaaaactaaaataaaataataataataacaatgataaataaaataataataataatcaatttcattaaatatattcaaaataaaataaattatattaaaatattaaattaaattaaatatttattaaatttaaataaaaaacaaaactttaaaattctgaaaattttttctttaaattttaaaaattatttaatttgatttaatattttaatgcaaTTTATTATACTTAAGtacattaaatatgattttaaatattattttaatttttattattataacttttattttagttattgatagtgtaatttttaatatgacttatatttttataataattttattaaatatattaaattatattacatttaaaataatattaaaattaaaataaatcaaattacatAATCTAAACAAATGAATGTGTATCATAATATCaaatcttatattaaattttatatttaaggaaaataaatcaaattatttaatctgATCTGTTCTCCCCAAATTCTGGGCTTAACATCATATTTAACAATCTAATTCACAATCATCTGGGAAGGACAAaatggaaagataaaaaaatttggaagTATAAGAAGATAACAACATATGCACAAGATGAAGTACCTTTGCTTTTGGATGTAACTGTTGCTAATAAGTCAATTAACCGAGtgtatttacttttaatataaagtaaaagtatttttatgga
Proteins encoded:
- the LOC106776521 gene encoding probable galacturonosyltransferase-like 1, with the translated sequence MSMHKRKLKYGLRRREGKKGIERENGSCSRRVEEDIHRESVMVVDKSGSIMGVSLREIMASTHQLNSSALIAFCLILIIISTNAAAVTAHQQQHFKQAPKFYNSPTCATTALQHTQTCSDQAVHVAMTLDITYLRGSMAAILSVLQHSSCPENVIFHFVTAASRASSSALLNRTLSNSFPYLNFQIYPFNDLQVAGLISTSIRSALDCPLNYARNYLANLLPSCVRKIVYLDSDLVLVDDIAKLAATPLGDYNSNNTVLAAPEYCNANFSAYFTPSFWSNPSLSLTFASRRPCYFNTGVMVIDLQRWRAGDYTRKIEEWMELQKRMRIYELGSLPPFLLVFAGNIGAVDHRWNQHGLGGDNFRGLCRDLHPGPVSLLHWSGKGKPWARLDANRPCPLDALWAPYDLLQTPFALEA
- the LOC106777007 gene encoding E3 ubiquitin-protein ligase RNF185 produces the protein MTSGFGESTRASAPSPSCSGNSSNDAGDFECNICFDLAQEPVITLCGHLFCWPCLYRWLHHHSHSQECPVCKALVQEEKLVPLYGRGKTQTDPRTKSYPGMEIPHRPSGQRPQTAPPPPPPETNPFGSYGFGLMGGFIPMATARFGNFTLSTAFAGFIPSLLNIHFHGFQDATVYGTTSGYPFGFNSFHGGGARGYHQATGGQVQRQEDNVLKNLLMLIGFLVLLTVIFVW